The DNA segment CCGACATCGAACTGGCCCACATCATGGAACACCCGCTGAAAGGCGCGGAAATCATCAAGAACATCCCCAGCCTTTCCGGCACCCTGGACACCGTCATGTATCATCATGAACGCATGGACGGCAACGGCTATCCGGAAGGCTTGAAAGGCAGTGACATCCCCCTGCTGGCCCGGATGACGGCCGTGGCCGACACCTACCACGCCTTGAGCAGCGACCGGCCTTATCGCGCCGCCACCAGTCATGACCGGGCCCTGCAGATCATTGAAGACGCCCGGGACACGCAACTCTGCCCGGATTGCATCAAGCTTTTCATGGAGTGGTGCGACAAAAACGATCCCCAGCGCACCCTTCACCCCAAAATGCCCGACAACGTTGCCTTCCTCGGCCGGCCCTTCCAGTCCACTATTTCCCACTGACCGGACATTTTATATTATCAGCGGAAAAATTGCGCCGGTCATCCTTTTCGGGAAATCATCAGGTTCTTGATCCCGCCGACGGTGAAGGCCGTAACGTCATCGGCGGCGGCGTTAATATCTCCGGCGCGATCGTGCCAGAGCATGTAGTAACCGGCCACCCGCTCATAGATACCGAGGATGCTGACCGCCATCAGTTCGGCCGAGAGCGGTGATCGGTAATGGGTTTTCGTTTCAGCGGCCACCCGGGCCAGCGCCCCTTCAAGGTCCTTGATGACTTTTCCGTAAAGCCGTTTGCGTTCTTCCTCCACGGCCGGTCCCTGCCCCCCGGCCTCCCGGAAAAAAATGGACAGTCGCTCCGGATATTTGAGACAGAACTCCTTGAAAAAAGAAAGCCCGGCGCTGACAATACCTTCCAGGGTGCCGTCCTGGCTCAAAAACGCGTCCCCCAGGGTCTTGCGGAGCTGAAAACCGACCTTCTGGATCAGGGTGATGAGCAGGTCTTCCTTGTTTTTGAAATAAAAATAAACCGTGCCCACCGAAATTTCGGCGGCGTCGGCGATATGCTCCAGGCTGGTCTGGTGATAGCCGTTTTGAGCGAACAGTTTTTCCGCCACGTCCAGAATGGTGGTATATCGTTTTTCCTTTTCCCGCTGGCGCCGCAGCGCCGCCCTGGAAACCTGTCCGTTTTTCTCTTTCATGCCGCCTCGCTTGGCCTGGCCATTTATTTGCCGGTAAAATCCGGCTTGCGCTTCTGGATAAACGCCGTAATGCCTTCCACGGCGTCCTGGGTGGCCGCCACTTCCGCCAGCTTGCCCGACAGGAACTTGACCGCCTCACCCAGAGGCATGTTTTCAGCGGCGGCAAAAGCCAGCTTGCCGATCTTCATACCGATGGGACTTTTTTCGGAGAGAGTCGCGACCACCGCGGCCACTTCCGATTCAAACGTGTCCGCCGGACAAACCCGGGTCACCATGCCCATTTCCAGGGCTTGAGCGGCCGTCAGCCGTTCCCCCAGCAGGATCATCTCCATGGCTTTCTTACGGGGCACGTTGCGGAAAATAAGGGCGCCGATCATCATGGGAAACAGACCGACATTGACCTCGGGTGTGCCGAACTGGGCCGTGTCCCGGGCGATGACAATATCGCAGGCCAGCATGAAGCCGGTGCCGCCGGCCAGGCAATGGCCGTTGATCCGGGCCACGGTGGGCTTGGAAAAGGTCGCCAGGCGCGTGATGAGGGCCGCATAACCGGCCAGCACGTCGCCGCCGGACCCGGCCAGGCTGCCGCCCAGGTCCGCGCCCGAGCAGAAGGCCTTGTCGCCGGCGCCGGTCACCACCACCACCCGCACAGCCTCATCCTGCTCGGCTCTGTCCAGGGCCTGGGCAAAAAGCGTCATGGCCTCCGGACTGATGGCGTTACGCTTGTCGGGCCGGTTGATGGTCAGCCAGGCGGCCCTGTCCCGGACTTCATAAAGCAGATGGGGTTCATTCATTGCTGCCTCCCTGCGGCTCGCCGGCCGCGTCCGTTTTCTGAATATCCACCAGGATGTCCCCCGGCGCCACCTTGTCGCCCGCGGCCACGTTGACGCTGGTGACCACCCCGTCAAACGGCGCGTAGAGCGTCGTTTCCATCTTCATGGCCGAGACCACCGCCACCGGTTGGCCTTCCGTGACCCTGTCCCCCGGGCTCACGGCGATCCGCACCACCACGGCCGGCATGGGGGGAGTGACTTCCAGCGGCTTCTTCCGGGCCGACTTGCGGCCGGTACCCGACAGGGCCAGGGTGTCTTCGTCGATCAGCGGGTACTGGCGGCCATTGATGACAACGGTTTTGCCCTCGCCGTGTTCCACTACTACCGCCGGCAACTGCCGGCCGTTGACGGTCAGCAGCAGGCCCTTGTCCGACGTCCGGACAAATTCCACCCGGTAGGTCTGCTCAGCCAATATCGCCGAGAAAAATCCCTCGCCGACCTCATTCACGGTCACGGGCAGCGGCGTGTCTTCCATTTTCAGTTTATATTCCATAACAGTCTCCTTAACTGTATTTCAAAAGGTGCCGGAATTCCTTTTTTCCTTAAAACTTAAATCTTAAAACTTAATATTTAAAACTTAATACTTAAAACTTAAAACTTTTACAGCCTCCAATGCCCCAGCGTCTGCCACGGCAGCGGAATCTCCGCCGGTCCGGCCGCCGCCGATTCCGTCGTCCGCCTTCCCGCCATGGCGTCGGCTACAAAAGCCAGGGCCGCCGTTTCCCTGTCCGGCAGGGTCGGCTGCCATGATGGAAAATAGGTGGGAATAAAGCTGGTCAGGGTTTTGCCTTCACGGAACGGCTTTGAGTCGATGACATCGTAAAGGAAGGCGTTGGGCGTCTTAATGCCGACGATGACGTACTCGTCCAGGGCCTTTTTCATGCGGTCGATGGCATCATCCCGGGTTTCAGCATGGACGACCAGCTTGGACAGGATGGGATCGTACTCTACCGGCACGGTGTACCCTTCGTAAATGCCGCAGTCGTTGCGGATGCCCGGGCCGACCGGTTCCTTCAGATAGAGAATTTTCCCGGGAGAGGGAAAGAAATCATTGGCCGGGTCCTCGGCGTAAATCCGGCACTCGATGGCATGGCCCCGGGCCGTTACCTGTTCCTGTTTCAGGTCGAGCTTTTCCCCGGCGGCGATCCTGATCTGCCGACGGACGATATCGATGCCGGTTATCATTTCCGTAATGGGGTGTTCCACCTGCAGCCGGGTGTTGGCCTCCAGGAAATAAAATCTGCCGTCTTCATCCAGAATGAACTCCACCGTACCGGCGTTGACGTAGCCGGCCGCGGCCGCGGCCCGTACGGCGGTTTCGCCCATTTCCCGGCGCAGTTCCGGGGTCAGGGCGGTGGAAGGGGTCTCCTCGATGATTTTCTGATGACGGCGCTGGATGGAGCATTCGCGCTCAAACAGGTGGATAATGTTGCCGTGGGCATCGGCCAGAACCTGGATCTCCACATGCCGGGGCCGGGCAATATATTTTTCAAGGTAAACCGAACCGTCGCCGAAGGCCGCCGCCGCCTCGCTGGAGGCCGACGTCAGGGCCGCCGTCAGTTCGGCGGGATCATGGACGATGCGCATGCCCTTGCCGCCGCCGCCGGCGGCCGCTTTCACCAGCACGGGATAACCGATCTTCTGGGCATGGGCGGCCACCCGCACCGGGTCCAGGTCCGGTTCGACCATGCCGGGCACCACCGGCACGCCGCCGTCGATCATCAGTTTCCGGGCCACGGTTTTATTGCCGAAACTCCGGATCGCCTGGGGCGGCGGCCCGATGAAGGTCAGGCCGGCATCCAGGCAGGCCTGGGCGAACTCCGCGTTCTCGGCCAGGAACCCGTAACCGGGATGAATGGCCTCGGCGCCGGTCTGCCGGGCCGCTTCAATAATCCGGCCGATGTTGAGATAGCTTTCCGCCGGTTCGGAAGCGCCGATAAAAACCGACTCGTCGGCGCCGCGGGTATGCAGGGCCTCCCGGTCCGCCTCGGAATAAACAGCCACTGTGGCAATACCCATCTCCCGGCAGGCGGCCATGACCCGCAGGGCGATCTCGCCCCGGTTGGCGATAAGAATTTTCTTAAACATGATTTATCCTCTCACAAGGTTTGTTCTTTACATGCGGAATACGCCATAGCCGTAAGCATCATCCCGGATGGGCGCGTTGAGCGCCGCCGAAATGGCCATACCCAGCGTGTCCCGGGTTTTGGCGGGATCGAGGACGCCGTCGTCCCAGAGATGAGCCGTGCTGTAATAGGCGTTGCCGTCGGCCCGGGCCTTGTCGATGATCGGCCGGGTGATGGCCTCCACCTCCTCCGGGGTCAGGGGCGGCTTGCCCAGGCGGGCGTTCTGATCGTTGGTGATGGTCACCAGCACGCCGGCGGCCTGTTCCCCGCCCATGACGCCGATTTCAGCGTTGGGCCACATCCACAGGAACCGGGGCGAATAGGCCCGGCCGCACATGGCGTAGTTGCCGGCCCCGAAGGAAGCGCCGGCGATGAGGGTGAACTTGGGCACGCTGGCCGTGGACACGGCATTGACCATCTTGTGACCGTCCTTGGTGACCCCGCCGGCCTCGTAATTCTTGCCGACGATGAAGCCGCTGATATTCTGCACGAAGAGCAGGGGGATTTCCCGGTTGTCGCAGATCTGAATGAACTGGGTGGCCTTCTGGGCGCTCTGGGGGAACAGCACGCCGTTGTTGGCCAGGATGCCCACCGGAAAACCGTGGATATGGGCCCAGCCGCAGATCAGGGTGGAGCCATACAGTTCCTTGAACTCGATAAAGTCGCTGCCGTCGATCATGCGGGCCAGGGCTTCGCGGATGTCATAGGGCGTAGATATGTTGCGGGGGATGATGCCGTAAAGCTCTTTGGGATCATAAGCCGGCGGACGGACGGGTTTGCGGGTGAGGCGGGCTTTCTCGATTTTCGGCAGATTGCCGATGATTTCCCTCAGCATGGCGATGGCGTGGGCGTCGTCCTCGGCGTAATAATCCGAGACCCCGGACTGGGAGCAGTGCAGGTCCGGTCCGCCCAGTTCGTCCGGCGTCACTTCCTCGCCGGTGGCGGCCAGCACCAGGGGCGGACCGCCCAGAAAAATGGCGCCGTGGCCCTTGACGTGGACGATCTCGTCGCACATGGCCACGCCGTAAGCGCCGCCGGCCGTACACAGGCCCATGACGGCGGTAATTTGAGGTATCTTCATCTTGGACATCATGGCCTGGTTATAGAAGATCCGGCCGCCGTCATTGGCGTCCGGAAAAATCTCGGACTGCAGGGGCAGGAAAGCGCCGGCCGAATCCATCAGGGCCACCGACGGCAGCCGGTTCTCCATGCAGATGGTCTGCATGCGCAGGGATTTTTTCACGCCCATGGGATAGACCGCCCCGCCCTTGATGGAAGCGTCGCTGACGCTGATGGCCACCTCCCGGCCCTGGACGATGCCGATGCCGGCCCGGACACCGGCCCCGTGAATCTTGCCGTCATACATGTCCTTGGCGGCCAGGGGCGCGATCTCCAGAAAGGGGGTATTCTTGTCCAGCAGCAGGTCCAGTTTCTGGTCCACCGTCAGCTTGCCCGTCTCCTTGAGCCGGTCCAGGGCCTTCTGAGAGCGGTCATGATGCGCCTTTTCGATCTCCTTGCGCAGATCCGCCACCAGGGTCTCCATTCGTTCACGATTCGCCTTGAACTCGTCCGAATTGACGTCAATCCGGGATTCGATCACAGCCATTTATTTTTCCTCCTGTTAGGGGTTTCTCTATTTTAATGCCTCACCGCCGATGTTCATGCGGGCGATCTCGGTGGACGTGCCCGCGATCTGCGCGAGTTTGGCGAAACGTCCGGCCACGGCGGCCGGATTGGCCGGGGCCAGCCCGCCGGCGGCCAGGATGCGCAGGGCGGCGCCGGCCACCTCCTCGGCCGCTTCGGCGCAGAAAACCTTGGCGCAGTCGGTCATGACGGCGGCTTCCCGGTCTCCGACGGCGGACAGCCAGGCGGCCTTGTAGGCCATCAGCTGGGCCGTCTGGGTCTGGGTCAGCATCTCGGCCAGCTTGAAACCCACCTCCTGATAGGCGATGACCGGCCGGCCGCCGGAACGGTGCGCCTTGGCATGGGCCGTGGCGGCAAGCAGAGCGGCGTTCATCTGGCCGACGGCAACCGCGATCAGCACCTGGTTTTCCCAGAGGCGGATATCATTGATCAGTTGTTTGCCGTCGACCGGCCCCACAACGCGGTCCGCGGGGACAACGCAATTGTCCAGGGAGACGGCCCCGATGTGCAGGGGCGCGTATTCCGCCATGACATCAGCCGGCGTAACGGTGACGCCCGGCGCCCGGCGGTCCACCAGAAACAGGCCCAGGCCGTCATCCAGCGCGCCCACCACCAGCAGCATGTCGGCCGCGCCGGCATTGATGACAAACCCCTTCTGGCCGGAAACAACTACCCCGTCTTTTCCCCGGACACCGTTGACCGTCAGGGGGTCATTGACCACGTTCAGGGCCGCTTCACTCAAAGCCACGGCGCCGGTCAGCGCTCCTTTTTGCAGGGCCGGGAGAATGGTCCGCCGCAGTTCCGGCGTTCCGTGATGCCGCACCAGCCGGCCGAATACCCGGGTGCTCATCTCAAACGGAATAAACACCTGGGGAGCCGCGGCGGCGAAAGTTTCCATGGCGGCCATGGCAGCCACCCCCAGCGGTGCCTCATCGTCAAGACCGGCAGCCATGTAACCCGTAGCCGCCAATTCACCGGCCAGGGTTTTAATCAATTCCCCGGCCTGCTTCGGATCCGACAGATCCCTGCCGGCCGCGCCGGCCATGGCCGTGCCGACAACCCGGCCGGCCTCATCTATCAATTTCTGTTCCTGCTCTAAAAATTCATATCGCATGGTGTTCACCTGTCTTTCTACATCATTCTGGATATGATCATCTTCTGAATGTCCGACGTCCCGCCGCCCAGAGGCGCCAGGCGATTATCCCGGAAAACCCCTTCCATTATATATTCATGGCAGTACCCGTAACCGCCGTGAATCAGGATGGCGTCGTTGACCGGGCCCAGGCTCCAGTCACCGACAAACAGTTTGGCCACGGCCGCGGCCAGATGGTTTAAGGGCTTGCCCTGGCTCTTGAACCAGGCAATGCGGTAAACCAGCAGCCGGGCCGCTTCGTAAAAAATCCGGATGTTGGCCAGCTTATGCCGGGTCGCCTGGAACTCGCCGATGGTTTTGCCGAACTGCACCCGCTTGTTGGCGTAATCAGCGGACTTTTCCAGGACGTATTTGGCCACACCGACCATGGGCGCCAGCAGGGCGCTGCGGTCCCATTCCACGGTCTGCATGGCCATGAGAAAGCCATGCCCCTCTTTGCCGACCATATTTTCGGCGGGGATTTCACAATCCTGGAAAAACAGCTCGGAAGTGGCGGATGTCCGGCAGCCCATCTTTTTCAGGGGATTACCCGTGGAAAACCCCCGGGTCCCCTTCTCCACGATAAAGGCCGAAATACCCTCGTGCCGCTTGGCCGGGTCGGTCTTGGCGTAAACCAGGGCCACGTCGGCCAGGGGGCCGTTGGTGATAAACATCTTGCTGCCGTTTAAAACGTAGCGGTCGCCCTTTTTCTCGGCGGTGGTCTTCAGGGAGGCCACGTCCGAGCCCGCGTCCGGCTCGGTCAGCCCCATGCAGCCGACGATTTCCCCCCGGGCCAGCCGGGGAACGTATTTCTTCTTCTGGGCCTCGGTGCCGTGGCAAAAGATGGTGTCGGCGCACAGAAACGTATGGGCCCCGTAAGAAAGGGTCAGGCCGCCGTCGACCCCGGCTTCACCCAGGGCCTCGCCGGCCAGCACGGTGGTGACCACGTCCGCGCCCTGGCCGCCGTACTCCTCCGGAAAGTGCATGCCGAGCAGGCCGAACTCACCCATCTTCCGGAAGGATTCCATGTCAAACGTGCCCGACAGCTCGTGCTCCTCCACCCGCGGAACGATCTCTTTTTTCGCGAACTTGATGACCTCTTTTTTAAACATCATCTGCTCGCGGGTAAAACCAAATTCCATGGGACCTCCTCAATCCAAGTTTATTTTAGAACCGTCCAAAACGGACAGAACCCATATGCCGATTAAAATAATATTCATTTATTGAATCAGATTCAATTTTAAAATCTGCTTATAGCCATGTCAAGCGCTTTCTAAATACGACCGGATCAAGCTCCTGGCCGGTTATCCGCGACAATTTACTTTTCTTCGAGGAATTCATATGATAGGATTCATAAAAATCGGATGTACGCCTATAACTATACGGGCGGGAGTCTGCCATCATGATCATCGCCGGTCTGACCGGAGGAATCGCCACGGGCAAATCTATCGTGGCCAGTTGCCTTGCCGAGCACGGCGCCCTCATTATTGATGCCGATCAGATCGCCCATGAAGTGGTTGCCAGAGGGAAACCGGCCTGGGAAGAAATCGTTAAGACGTTTGGAGAGACCTATCTTCTCCCCGACGGCGAAATTGATCGCAAGGCGCTGGGCAAAACCGTCTTTGACGATACCGCCAAAAGAAACCTGTTAAATCACATTGTCCATCCCCGGGTATTTGAAGAGATCAGCCGCGCCATCACCGCGACCATCGAGGCGCATGAAGCCCATGATCCGGTTATCATCCTGGATGTACCGCTTCTTTTTGAAACCAAAATGGACGTGGAACTGCCGGAAGTCATCGTGGTATTCGCTCCGGCCGAGACACAGCTTGATCGGCTGATGGCCAGGGACAATCTGAGCAGGGAAGACGCCCTGGCCCGCATCAATTCACAGATTCCCATCACGGAAAAAAAAGACAAGGCCGATTATGTCATCGACAACAGCGGATCCATCGACGTCACCAGGGAACAGACGACCGCGCTGTTTACCGTCCTGAAGGCCAAGGCCGAAACAAAAGCAGAAGAATAATAGCAATTTGAAATTGCTATAACACCGGGCAGTCGTTATGCAACTCGTTCCACGACCAGCTCCGAGACCTCCCTGACCTGAAGCCTGTTCTCCAGTCCTTCGGTTTTAACGGCATCTCCCAGCATGACGGCGCAGGCCGGACAGGCCACGGCCAGAACCGTCGCGCCGGCGGCCGCGGCCTCGCGGCACCGGGCCCGGGCCGGGGAGTCATCACCGCCGGAGATCATGTCGGTGAACAGGTTGCCCCCTCCCCCGCCGCAGCACAGGGCGTTTTTGCGGTTGCGGTCCATCTCCACCAGTTCGATGCCGGGCGTAAAAGCGAGCATTGTCCGCGGTGACTGGTAGTCGGCGTTGTGTCGACCGAGAAAACAGGGATCATGAAAGGTGACCCGCGTTTTTTCAACCGGGGTTTTAAACGAGAGGCGGCCCAGCAGGAAGGCCAGCATCTGGGTGTAGTGAAACACCTGAAATTGCCCGCCCAGGGCCGGGTATAAATTTTTAAAAGCGTGAAACGAATGGGGAGAGAGGGTAATGATTTTTTTGACACCCCGTTCAATAAAGACTTTTATGTTTTTTCCGGCCAGTTCCTCGAATAGCGCCTTTTCTCCGGCCATGGCCACGTCATTGCCGTCGGAGCATTCTCCGTCGGTCAGCACCCCGAAATCGACCCCGGCTTTGGCAAGCAGGGCTGCCGCGGTCCGGGCGATTTCCTGGCCCCGGGAATCATAGGCGCCCACGTCTCCGGCGAAAAAAAGATACTCCTGCCCGGAATAATCCGCCGCGTCGGTTCCGGTTCGCCAGTCGGCCCGCTTTTTGCCGGATTGGCCGTAAGGGTTACCCGCGTTCTGGACCCGGGTCAGGTAATCCCGGACCGGACCGGGCACGGTGCCGGATTCCAGAATGGCATCCCGCCCGGCGGTAAAGGCCAGCAGGATCTGGTCCTTGAAACCGGGCATGGCGCAGTGTTCGACGCAGTTTCCGCAGCCGGTGCAGGAGAACATGATCCGGCCCAGCCGCTGGCTGACGCCGATCCGGTTGTTCAGCCAGGCGGACAGCAGCCACATGCGGCCGCCGGGCGAAAAGGTTTCAAACCGGTGGGCCAGGTAAGCCGGGCAGTTGATGTCCGTGTAGTTGGATGGGAATTTGCAGTAGCCGCAGCGAAAGCAGCGATGGAGGATTTCCTGGTGTTCCATTTCAGACCTCCCAGTTGCCGGGATTCATGATCCGGTTGGGATCCAGGGTGTCGCGCAGCCGGTTCATGAACGAGACGGTATTCGGATCCATGCGTTTTAAAATCTCCTTCTGGGCCGGGGCTTCGGCCTTCCAGGGAATGCCGCCCATCTCCAGGCAGGCCCGGTTGGTCTCTTCCAGGGCCTCGGCCGCCCGGC comes from the Thermodesulfobacteriota bacterium genome and includes:
- the accC gene encoding acetyl-CoA carboxylase biotin carboxylase subunit produces the protein MFKKILIANRGEIALRVMAACREMGIATVAVYSEADREALHTRGADESVFIGASEPAESYLNIGRIIEAARQTGAEAIHPGYGFLAENAEFAQACLDAGLTFIGPPPQAIRSFGNKTVARKLMIDGGVPVVPGMVEPDLDPVRVAAHAQKIGYPVLVKAAAGGGGKGMRIVHDPAELTAALTSASSEAAAAFGDGSVYLEKYIARPRHVEIQVLADAHGNIIHLFERECSIQRRHQKIIEETPSTALTPELRREMGETAVRAAAAAGYVNAGTVEFILDEDGRFYFLEANTRLQVEHPITEMITGIDIVRRQIRIAAGEKLDLKQEQVTARGHAIECRIYAEDPANDFFPSPGKILYLKEPVGPGIRNDCGIYEGYTVPVEYDPILSKLVVHAETRDDAIDRMKKALDEYVIVGIKTPNAFLYDVIDSKPFREGKTLTSFIPTYFPSWQPTLPDRETAALAFVADAMAGRRTTESAAAGPAEIPLPWQTLGHWRL
- a CDS encoding biotin/lipoyl-containing protein codes for the protein MEYKLKMEDTPLPVTVNEVGEGFFSAILAEQTYRVEFVRTSDKGLLLTVNGRQLPAVVVEHGEGKTVVINGRQYPLIDEDTLALSGTGRKSARKKPLEVTPPMPAVVVRIAVSPGDRVTEGQPVAVVSAMKMETTLYAPFDGVVTSVNVAAGDKVAPGDILVDIQKTDAAGEPQGGSNE
- a CDS encoding (Fe-S)-binding protein — protein: MEHQEILHRCFRCGYCKFPSNYTDINCPAYLAHRFETFSPGGRMWLLSAWLNNRIGVSQRLGRIMFSCTGCGNCVEHCAMPGFKDQILLAFTAGRDAILESGTVPGPVRDYLTRVQNAGNPYGQSGKKRADWRTGTDAADYSGQEYLFFAGDVGAYDSRGQEIARTAAALLAKAGVDFGVLTDGECSDGNDVAMAGEKALFEELAGKNIKVFIERGVKKIITLSPHSFHAFKNLYPALGGQFQVFHYTQMLAFLLGRLSFKTPVEKTRVTFHDPCFLGRHNADYQSPRTMLAFTPGIELVEMDRNRKNALCCGGGGGNLFTDMISGGDDSPARARCREAAAAGATVLAVACPACAVMLGDAVKTEGLENRLQVREVSELVVERVA
- a CDS encoding TetR/AcrR family transcriptional regulator, with the translated sequence MKEKNGQVSRAALRRQREKEKRYTTILDVAEKLFAQNGYHQTSLEHIADAAEISVGTVYFYFKNKEDLLITLIQKVGFQLRKTLGDAFLSQDGTLEGIVSAGLSFFKEFCLKYPERLSIFFREAGGQGPAVEEERKRLYGKVIKDLEGALARVAAETKTHYRSPLSAELMAVSILGIYERVAGYYMLWHDRAGDINAAADDVTAFTVGGIKNLMISRKG
- a CDS encoding acyl-CoA dehydrogenase is translated as MRYEFLEQEQKLIDEAGRVVGTAMAGAAGRDLSDPKQAGELIKTLAGELAATGYMAAGLDDEAPLGVAAMAAMETFAAAAPQVFIPFEMSTRVFGRLVRHHGTPELRRTILPALQKGALTGAVALSEAALNVVNDPLTVNGVRGKDGVVVSGQKGFVINAGAADMLLVVGALDDGLGLFLVDRRAPGVTVTPADVMAEYAPLHIGAVSLDNCVVPADRVVGPVDGKQLINDIRLWENQVLIAVAVGQMNAALLAATAHAKAHRSGGRPVIAYQEVGFKLAEMLTQTQTAQLMAYKAAWLSAVGDREAAVMTDCAKVFCAEAAEEVAGAALRILAAGGLAPANPAAVAGRFAKLAQIAGTSTEIARMNIGGEALK
- a CDS encoding acyl-CoA dehydrogenase family protein, which codes for MEFGFTREQMMFKKEVIKFAKKEIVPRVEEHELSGTFDMESFRKMGEFGLLGMHFPEEYGGQGADVVTTVLAGEALGEAGVDGGLTLSYGAHTFLCADTIFCHGTEAQKKKYVPRLARGEIVGCMGLTEPDAGSDVASLKTTAEKKGDRYVLNGSKMFITNGPLADVALVYAKTDPAKRHEGISAFIVEKGTRGFSTGNPLKKMGCRTSATSELFFQDCEIPAENMVGKEGHGFLMAMQTVEWDRSALLAPMVGVAKYVLEKSADYANKRVQFGKTIGEFQATRHKLANIRIFYEAARLLVYRIAWFKSQGKPLNHLAAAVAKLFVGDWSLGPVNDAILIHGGYGYCHEYIMEGVFRDNRLAPLGGGTSDIQKMIISRMM
- a CDS encoding enoyl-CoA hydratase-related protein → MNEPHLLYEVRDRAAWLTINRPDKRNAISPEAMTLFAQALDRAEQDEAVRVVVVTGAGDKAFCSGADLGGSLAGSGGDVLAGYAALITRLATFSKPTVARINGHCLAGGTGFMLACDIVIARDTAQFGTPEVNVGLFPMMIGALIFRNVPRKKAMEMILLGERLTAAQALEMGMVTRVCPADTFESEVAAVVATLSEKSPIGMKIGKLAFAAAENMPLGEAVKFLSGKLAEVAATQDAVEGITAFIQKRKPDFTGK
- a CDS encoding carboxyl transferase domain-containing protein gives rise to the protein MAVIESRIDVNSDEFKANRERMETLVADLRKEIEKAHHDRSQKALDRLKETGKLTVDQKLDLLLDKNTPFLEIAPLAAKDMYDGKIHGAGVRAGIGIVQGREVAISVSDASIKGGAVYPMGVKKSLRMQTICMENRLPSVALMDSAGAFLPLQSEIFPDANDGGRIFYNQAMMSKMKIPQITAVMGLCTAGGAYGVAMCDEIVHVKGHGAIFLGGPPLVLAATGEEVTPDELGGPDLHCSQSGVSDYYAEDDAHAIAMLREIIGNLPKIEKARLTRKPVRPPAYDPKELYGIIPRNISTPYDIREALARMIDGSDFIEFKELYGSTLICGWAHIHGFPVGILANNGVLFPQSAQKATQFIQICDNREIPLLFVQNISGFIVGKNYEAGGVTKDGHKMVNAVSTASVPKFTLIAGASFGAGNYAMCGRAYSPRFLWMWPNAEIGVMGGEQAAGVLVTITNDQNARLGKPPLTPEEVEAITRPIIDKARADGNAYYSTAHLWDDGVLDPAKTRDTLGMAISAALNAPIRDDAYGYGVFRM
- the coaE gene encoding dephospho-CoA kinase (Dephospho-CoA kinase (CoaE) performs the final step in coenzyme A biosynthesis.); this translates as MIIAGLTGGIATGKSIVASCLAEHGALIIDADQIAHEVVARGKPAWEEIVKTFGETYLLPDGEIDRKALGKTVFDDTAKRNLLNHIVHPRVFEEISRAITATIEAHEAHDPVIILDVPLLFETKMDVELPEVIVVFAPAETQLDRLMARDNLSREDALARINSQIPITEKKDKADYVIDNSGSIDVTREQTTALFTVLKAKAETKAEE